AATGGTAGCTTGGAGGTACAATTAGAAGATGATAGTATTACGTACTACCAAGTTAAAGAGGTACAACTTTTATACTAGCTTACTAAACTAGTCGTAATTTATAGCCTAAAACCATTACTTTCTTCCTCTTCAAACTCGTTAATTAAAAAGTCTATAATAAGCTCTACAGCTTCGCCAGCTTCATTTAATCCCCAATACACAGGGTAGTAGCCATCGCCCCAGCCTGCGGCAAACATCATGGCATTGTCCTCACTATCTTTATTAGGTAAGTGGTTGTTCCAGTCGCCTAGGTTGCGGGAATATTTATTGCTCCCTGAATACTTCTTAAATTCTCCGGCAAGTACATCATCGTAATAATTACCTTCAGGATTTTCTTGCTCCAAAGCTTCCATTCTTGCAGCTAACGCAGTATTTGTTTTCTCATCGATAAAGCATGCCAAGCCTGACTCTACAGCAAAGCCATAAAATTCATTTTCGCCTAACTCATCTATTTCTTCGGGTGTAATGTCATCAGTAAGTGCCATAATCCACTTCGAAGCATTTTCGGCCTTAAATTTTATTTTAGAATAAGCTACTCTGTGGTGTAGTTCATCAATTTCCGACATGTAAACATACACAGGATAGGTGCCAGGGGTTACCTTACGAAAAAAGGGTTGTTGTTCTACCCTAAAAAACGGATCGGTAACAATAATTTTACCTGTAGGTAAATTAATGTCGCCTATATGAATTTCAACAAGCTCTTGCGCGTTCATATCGTCTTTAAGCTCGTACGGAATTTCGTGGTCTTTTGTATTTTTCATAGTGTATGTTGTTTTACAAATTGAGTTCTTTAATTTGGAAATCAATATGTAAGAATGTTTTAATAATTGAGTCTTGTTTAATTTTCTTTAGTTCCAACACTTATAGTTTCTGGAGGTGTACCTTCGGGTATTTTTAACGATCGGCTTAGTGTGGGTATTATTTTTCGCATAGTATCTATGCTATTCCCTGTAGGATCTATAAAATACCAATTTTCGCCATTATCCATAGATACGGCTATGAGTATCGCTTCTGCATCAACTTTTCCGCCATCGGTATCCATTTTAATGGTTTGTGATAGGGTACATTGCAGTTGTCCTTCGTATTGTATTATCTCTGTGGGCTTGCCATAGTTTATTGCTGTAAAGGCAACACCTTTGGATTTTATCAATTCGAAACTACGCATAATTTCGGCTACCATTTTTTCCTTGCCGCCCATCATGGTAACAATGGTAGGGTGGGCGTAGCCGCCAAAAGTATCGTACTCGCCAGCGATAAATGCATTACCCATTTTATTGGCTTGCTCCAAAATTACAGCATCCATTGCTCCATTCCCAGACTGTGCTTTTACAGTTGGTACGGAAAGCAGTACGATTAATAATAAGAGTATCTTTTTCATAGCATTTTTAATAATTGCTTAAAAGTAACAAAAATGCCTTTAAGCATACACTTAAAGGCATTTAAAAATTTAATTTTTATAGTTAATTTATAGCTTATGCATGTTGTTTGCTAGCGTCTCTATAAATTTACTTATGGGCCCTTTAACCATCATTGCCATCATTGCGTTAAATTCGCCTTCAAAAAAAAGTTGTACTTCGCTCGCTGTTTCCGATACTGCATTTATATCTGCTGTTAGCGTAAAAGGTAACTTATCACTCGCGGCACCCAAAACTACTTTAGTTGGTGCTACTTTCTCTTTCATTTTCAGCTTTATTTCTGGCATCCCTTTTAGTGCAAAAATAAAAGCATCTTCTCCTGTTACTTCAAACTTTGCAATGTTTTCGGGCATTAGTTTTTCAAAGTTCCTCACGTCAGATAACGATTCGAACATGTATTGTGCAGGTTTTTGTACTGTAACTTTTGGGCTATTTAAATTCATAGTTATGTTGCGTTAGTTGTTTGTATATGAGTGGTTTTAATGTAAGTTTTTTTTACTCTTGCCCCCATTCCGATGGGTTTTGTCGCCACTTTTTTAAGGTTTTATGTTCCGCTTCGGTAATATATTCTTTTGACACAGCAAGTTGCAATAAAGTATCGTAATTGCCGAGTGTATTTAATTGTATAGCAGCCTTTTTAAAGTTCTCTTCAGATACATCAAAACCATACGTAAATATAGCTACCATACCCTGTACATTAGCACCAGCAGCTTTTAATGCCTCTACGGCTTGCAGGCTGCTATTACCTGTACTTATTAAGTCTTCCACCACTACCACGTTTTGTCCTTCTTCAAGATACCCCTCAATTTGGTTTTTGCGTCCGTGCTTTTTAGCCTCTGGGCGTACATACACAAAAGGGAGTTCCATAACATCGGCAACGAGCATACCTATACCTATTGCGCCTGTTGCAACACCTGCAATAACGTCGGGTTTGCCATAATTTTCGGTAATGTTCTTGGCAAATGCTTCCCGAATGTAGTTTCTTACTTCTGGAAATGAAAGTGTTATTCTGTTATCACAATAAATGGGCGATTTCCATCCTGAAGCCCATGTAAATGGATTTTTCGGATTTAATTTAATTGCGTTTATTTGTAAAAGCAATTCGGCTGTTTTTTCGGCTGTAGTTGTGTTAAAAATCATATTGCAAATGTATAAAGTTTTTGTAAACGATAAACCGCTTTTTTTAACAAATAAAGTGGAAAAGGAAACCGATTTTCAGATGTTTTTGCTGGAAAGTGTAGATATAGAGCAACTTATTATAAAGATGTTTAATAATAAAGTAAACAAGGCTTTTTTATACTACCCCGACGAAAAGGCAATATTGAAGAAGATGAAAGAAAAACTGCCTGTTGCCAAAGCAGGTGGCGGATTGGTTTACAACGACAAAGGCAAGGTTTTATTTATTTTTAGAAACGGTAAATGGGATTTGCCTAAAGGTGGTACAGAACGAGGTGAAGAAATGCCAGATACTGCCATGCGCGAAGTTGAGGAGGAAACAGGGGTTAAAGACCTTGAAATTGTTAGAAAATTACCCAAAACCTACCACGTATTTAAACGCAACGGGCAGTATAAGCTAAAAATTACGTATTGGTACGAAATGAAAACCTCATACAGTGGTAAACTTGTTGGGCAAGCAGACGAAGGTATTGAAAAAGTGGCTTGGTTAAAACCCAAAGAGATTAAAGAAGCACTTACAAACTCCTACGAGAATATAAAGCTCCTGTTTGAAGAAGATACTGCTTCGGTGGCTAAATAGTTATTTCTTTTTTACTCTAACTGAATTGGGTACGAGTATGGTATAATCGCCCCCATTGCGTAACACATCGCGCACAATACTTGAACTGATGTACGATGTACGGGCTGCTGTTAATAAGAATACTGTTTCTATTTTAGATAATTCCCTGTTGGTATGGGCTATTGCTTTTTCAAACTCAAAATCGGCAGGGTTACGCAATCCACGCAATATAAAACCAGCATTTACTTTACGGCAAAGGTCTATAGTAAGCCCTTTGTAGGTTATAACCTCTACTTGTGGCTCATCTTTAAAAGCTTCTTCAATAAAACGCTTTCTTTCCTCTAGCGGAAACATATATTTTTTTTCGGAGTTTACGCCAATGGCTACAATTACTTTATCAAACAGGCTAATGCCTCTTTTAATAATATCATAATGCCCCAAAGTAATAGGGTCAAACGATCCGGGAAATACAGCTACTCTCATACTCCTTTTATTATGTAATTAATAATGCTGGTTAGTTGTCTTTTTTTGTAAAGCTAACTCAATGGCATTGCCAAAAAGCTGGGGTAGTGTTATACCTGCTTTGCGGGCTTGTTGGGGTACAATACTCTCGGTAGTTAGCCCAGGTACTGTGTTTAATTCAAGCATATAAGGCTCATTATCTACAATTATAAACTCACTTCTAGAGAAGCCTTCCATTTTTAGTAATTCGTAAACACGCTTTGCGGTACTTGCTATTTTATTCGTCATTTCGTCAGATATGCGTGCAGGTGTAATTTCTTCCGATTTTCCTAAATACTTCGCATCATAATCAAAAAACTCATTTTCGGTCACCAATTCGGTTATGGGTAGTACAGTTACTTTACCACCGTAGTTAATAACACCTACCGATACTTCTGTGCCATCTAAAAAACTCTCTACCAATATTTCGTTATCCTCCTTAAAAGCTACCTCAACAGCAGCCATAAAATCGGCTTTGTTTTTTACTTTAGAGATACCAAAACTAGAGCCCGATTTATTGGGTTTTACAAAACAGGGCAGCCCCACTTTGTTCAGTATCGCTTCTTCATCTATAGCATCGCCAAGGTTAATATAATGCGATATGGCTGTTTTTATACCAAACGGTTTTAATACCGATAATAAATCACGCTTATTAAACGTTAACGCTGCCTGGTAATAATTACATGATGTTTGCGGGATACCAATTAACTCCAAGTAGGCTTGCATGAGTCCATCTTCGCCAGGTGTGCCATGTATGGCATTAAAAACAGCATCAAAATGTATTATAGTACCTTTATAAGCAACCGAAAAGTCGTGCCTGTTAATAGGGTATTCATTAGAGTCTTCATCTACCATTACCCATTTTTCCTTTAAAATGTGTACACGGTATGCGTTGTATTTTAATTCATCTAAGTTGCGGTACACTACATCTCCGCTAAGTAATGATATCTGATATTCACTAGAATACCCACCCATTATAATGGCAACATTTTTCATTGACCCTCGTTAGTATTATTAATTTATAAACACAAAAGTATCATTTATTTATTCAAAGTTATAAGTTTGGTATTATTTATATCTTTGCCAAAACGGACAATATATGAGCCTCAAAAATTTTGTGACGAGCAAAACCTTTCTTATGCAGCTGGCTATTGCTGTAGTACTTGTAATAGTAGTAATATATGCAAGTTTAAAATGGCTTGATAGTACCACTAACCATGGGCAGGAAATACCCGTACCCGACCTTACAAAAATGTCGGTATCAAAAGCAGGGCAATCACTACAAGAAGTTAATTTAACGTATGAGGTGCTAGATACTATGGATTTTAACAAAGACTATCCGCCCTACAGCGTTGTACAGCAAGACCCATTACCAAACGTAAACGTAAAAGAAAACCGTAAAATATACCTTAAAGTAAATGCTGGCACGTATAACGATGTTAAGTTACCCAACCTTATACAAAAAACATACAGGCAAGCCTTACCGAACCTACTTGCAGCAGGTTTAAAAGAAGGTAGAAAAACATACAAGCCTTACCTTGCTAAAGATGTAGTTTTAGAAATGTGGCAAGATGGTAAAAAGCTGAAAGCGGGCGATATGGTACAAAAAACATCTGAAATAGATTTTGTGCTTGGTGACGGAAAAGCAACCTACAATCATTCTGATTTGGATGATTTTGAAGACGAAGAAGATGAAGGCGTTAATGCAGCATACGAAGAAGGAAATAAAGCAAATAAATGAGTAACCCCCATACAGAGCAGGAATTAGAGGACGAGTTATACGAACACCATCGTTTTGAAGCAGGTAAAGGGCAATCGCCTTTACGCGTAGATAAATTCCTGATGAACTTGGTAGAAAATGCTACCCGAAATAAAATACAGCAAGCTGCTACAGCAGGTAATATTTATGTTAACGATGTTGCTGTAAAATCCAATCACAAAGTAAAAGCTAACGATGTGGTACGTGTATTATTATCGCACCCGCCGTACGAGCATTTACTAGAGCCTGAAAATATCCCTATTACTATAGTGTACGAAGACGACCAACTTCTTGTTGTAAACAAAGAGGCTGGTATGGTAGTACACCCAGGGCATGGCAACTACTCGGGTACACTGGTTAACGCCTTAGCGTACCATTTTGAGAATTTACCTATGAATAGTAGCGAACGCCCAGGATTGGTACATCGTATTGATAAAGATACATCGGGGCTTTTGGTTGTTGCCAAAACCGAGCAGGCAATGGCGCACTTAACCAAACAGTTTGCCGAAAAGACTTCCGAAAGAGAGTATGTAGCCATAGTTTGGGGCAACGTAACTGAAGACGAAGGTACTATTGAGGGTCATATTGGGCGCCACCCCAAAGATAGAATGCAAAATACCGTATATGCCGACGGTAGTGAGGGTAAACCTGCCGTTACCCACTATAAAGTATTAGAGCGTTTGGGGTATGTTACCGTAGTATCGTGCAAGCTGGAAACAGGGCGTACCCACCAAATACGTGTGCATATGAAGTATATAGGGCACACACTATTTAATGATGCCCGTTATGGTGGCGATAAAATATTAAAGGGTACAACGTTTACCAAGTACAAGCAGTTTATAGATAATTGTTTTAAGGTATTACCAAGGCAAGCATTACACGCTAAAACACTAGGGTTTGAGCACCCTACTACAAAAGAATTTATGCGTTTTAATACCGAGTTGCCACAGGATATGAAAGACTGTATTAATAAATGGCATAATTACTCCAAGTCCAATACTACCGAAGGGGACGAACAGTAAATTATAAGTACTTTATGAAAACAATAGTAACACTCTTTCTCGTTTTGACTGGTTCTTTAGCAATAGCTCAGCAGGCTATGAGTATTGATGAGGCTAGGGAAAAAGAAATATACCCTGCTATTAATGACGAGTATAAAAGCACAAGAAACACTAATGTTAACGAAGCTGTTAACAAAAAGTATGGTGTGTATACCTCGTTTTTATCTGGTTTTACTACCTTTTTAAGCCATAATGATTTTTATTGGGCAGAGAATACCCGTTGCTCAACCTGTATTTACGTAGGGACTGACGGCACAATAAAATATTTTTTATATGATTTTAAGAATCTTTCTCCTGAAAAAGAAGAACGATTTAAAATGTTTCTGAACGATTATATAAAAGAGTATAAACTCGGAACTACTGCCGATGAAAAATTTTCGCATTGCAGATCTGTTATATTTGCTAAATCAACTAAATAAAAAACCTGCTCCACTTTAGTAGAACAGGTTTTACGTAATTAATTACTTATGCTTTTGCAAACTGTAGTTCTATATGTAGTTTTACCTCTTCGCCTACCAATACACCGCCTGTTTCTAATGCGGAGTTCCATGTAAGCCCGAAGTCTTTACGGTTTAATTTACCCGTTGCCGACATTCCTGCTTTTGTATTTCCCCAAGTGTCCTTAGCAATACCGCCAAAATCTACATTAAGCGTTACAGGTCGTGTTACATCACGTACCGTTAGGTCACCTGTCAGTGTGTAATCACCGTTACC
The Flavobacterium litorale genome window above contains:
- a CDS encoding DUF4241 domain-containing protein encodes the protein MKNTKDHEIPYELKDDMNAQELVEIHIGDINLPTGKIIVTDPFFRVEQQPFFRKVTPGTYPVYVYMSEIDELHHRVAYSKIKFKAENASKWIMALTDDITPEEIDELGENEFYGFAVESGLACFIDEKTNTALAARMEALEQENPEGNYYDDVLAGEFKKYSGSNKYSRNLGDWNNHLPNKDSEDNAMMFAAGWGDGYYPVYWGLNEAGEAVELIIDFLINEFEEEESNGFRL
- a CDS encoding SRPBCC family protein — its product is MNLNSPKVTVQKPAQYMFESLSDVRNFEKLMPENIAKFEVTGEDAFIFALKGMPEIKLKMKEKVAPTKVVLGAASDKLPFTLTADINAVSETASEVQLFFEGEFNAMMAMMVKGPISKFIETLANNMHKL
- the pyrE gene encoding orotate phosphoribosyltransferase; its protein translation is MIFNTTTAEKTAELLLQINAIKLNPKNPFTWASGWKSPIYCDNRITLSFPEVRNYIREAFAKNITENYGKPDVIAGVATGAIGIGMLVADVMELPFVYVRPEAKKHGRKNQIEGYLEEGQNVVVVEDLISTGNSSLQAVEALKAAGANVQGMVAIFTYGFDVSEENFKKAAIQLNTLGNYDTLLQLAVSKEYITEAEHKTLKKWRQNPSEWGQE
- a CDS encoding NUDIX hydrolase; translation: MYKVFVNDKPLFLTNKVEKETDFQMFLLESVDIEQLIIKMFNNKVNKAFLYYPDEKAILKKMKEKLPVAKAGGGLVYNDKGKVLFIFRNGKWDLPKGGTERGEEMPDTAMREVEEETGVKDLEIVRKLPKTYHVFKRNGQYKLKITYWYEMKTSYSGKLVGQADEGIEKVAWLKPKEIKEALTNSYENIKLLFEEDTASVAK
- the coaD gene encoding pantetheine-phosphate adenylyltransferase encodes the protein MRVAVFPGSFDPITLGHYDIIKRGISLFDKVIVAIGVNSEKKYMFPLEERKRFIEEAFKDEPQVEVITYKGLTIDLCRKVNAGFILRGLRNPADFEFEKAIAHTNRELSKIETVFLLTAARTSYISSSIVRDVLRNGGDYTILVPNSVRVKKK
- a CDS encoding D-alanine--D-alanine ligase is translated as MKNVAIIMGGYSSEYQISLLSGDVVYRNLDELKYNAYRVHILKEKWVMVDEDSNEYPINRHDFSVAYKGTIIHFDAVFNAIHGTPGEDGLMQAYLELIGIPQTSCNYYQAALTFNKRDLLSVLKPFGIKTAISHYINLGDAIDEEAILNKVGLPCFVKPNKSGSSFGISKVKNKADFMAAVEVAFKEDNEILVESFLDGTEVSVGVINYGGKVTVLPITELVTENEFFDYDAKYLGKSEEITPARISDEMTNKIASTAKRVYELLKMEGFSRSEFIIVDNEPYMLELNTVPGLTTESIVPQQARKAGITLPQLFGNAIELALQKKTTNQHY
- a CDS encoding PASTA domain-containing protein, whose translation is MQLAIAVVLVIVVIYASLKWLDSTTNHGQEIPVPDLTKMSVSKAGQSLQEVNLTYEVLDTMDFNKDYPPYSVVQQDPLPNVNVKENRKIYLKVNAGTYNDVKLPNLIQKTYRQALPNLLAAGLKEGRKTYKPYLAKDVVLEMWQDGKKLKAGDMVQKTSEIDFVLGDGKATYNHSDLDDFEDEEDEGVNAAYEEGNKANK
- a CDS encoding RluA family pseudouridine synthase: MSNPHTEQELEDELYEHHRFEAGKGQSPLRVDKFLMNLVENATRNKIQQAATAGNIYVNDVAVKSNHKVKANDVVRVLLSHPPYEHLLEPENIPITIVYEDDQLLVVNKEAGMVVHPGHGNYSGTLVNALAYHFENLPMNSSERPGLVHRIDKDTSGLLVVAKTEQAMAHLTKQFAEKTSEREYVAIVWGNVTEDEGTIEGHIGRHPKDRMQNTVYADGSEGKPAVTHYKVLERLGYVTVVSCKLETGRTHQIRVHMKYIGHTLFNDARYGGDKILKGTTFTKYKQFIDNCFKVLPRQALHAKTLGFEHPTTKEFMRFNTELPQDMKDCINKWHNYSKSNTTEGDEQ